A region of Cyanobacteria bacterium GSL.Bin1 DNA encodes the following proteins:
- a CDS encoding ATP-binding cassette domain-containing protein — protein MLRLEKISKTYATGEVLKDVNWEVKAGERLGLVGVNGAGKTTQLKMIMGKTEPTTGEIIRPAALKISCLSQEFDIDPNLTVRQELWRVFEQANEVQKNLEKVQQQMETAEPEELDKLIRKLDRYQQEFEAQDGYQLDTKISCLLPELGFIPEDSDRAVTSFSGGWQMRICLGKVMLQDPDVLLLDEPTNHLDLETIEWLEQYLKNLTTPMVIVSHDREFLDRLCTQIVETERGISTTYLGNYSSYLEQKEFNRQAQMSAYERQQKEIAKQEEFIERFRASATRSTQAKSREKQLEKVEEIEAPDAKVKGLQFRFPTAPRSGQEVVKIEDLTHTYDDKILFLGANLLVERGDRIAFLGPNGSGKSTILRLIMGLETPTEGAVNLGQHNVIPGYFEQNQAEALDLTLTVEETIQKAVPDWKYEDIRALLGKFLFSGDTVKKKVATLSGGEKARLALAKMLLQPVNLLILDEPTNHLDIPAKETIESALQNYDGTALIVSHDRYFISQVATKIVEISEGELVVYEGDYHYYLEKKEEAAQAVRIAEERAQAEAKQQAKREKQKQKEKERKAAKKAKKGK, from the coding sequence ATTCTCAGACTCGAAAAAATTAGTAAAACTTATGCCACCGGAGAAGTCCTCAAGGATGTTAACTGGGAAGTCAAAGCTGGAGAACGGCTTGGACTTGTTGGGGTAAATGGTGCGGGAAAAACCACCCAACTGAAGATGATTATGGGCAAAACTGAACCAACCACTGGGGAAATCATTCGTCCTGCTGCTTTGAAGATTAGTTGTTTAAGTCAAGAATTTGACATTGATCCGAACTTAACGGTTAGACAAGAACTATGGCGAGTTTTTGAACAAGCGAACGAAGTTCAAAAAAACCTGGAAAAAGTACAGCAACAAATGGAAACCGCAGAACCAGAGGAACTCGATAAACTGATTCGGAAATTGGATCGCTATCAGCAAGAATTTGAAGCCCAAGATGGCTACCAACTGGATACTAAAATCAGTTGTTTATTGCCAGAATTAGGATTCATTCCCGAAGACAGCGATCGCGCGGTAACCAGTTTTAGCGGCGGTTGGCAAATGCGGATTTGCCTGGGGAAAGTGATGCTGCAAGATCCCGATGTTCTGCTTTTGGACGAACCAACGAACCATCTCGATTTAGAAACGATTGAATGGCTGGAACAATATCTCAAAAATTTGACCACACCAATGGTGATTGTCTCTCATGACCGAGAATTTTTAGATCGTCTCTGCACTCAAATTGTCGAAACTGAACGGGGGATCTCCACAACCTATCTTGGGAATTATTCCAGTTATCTAGAACAAAAAGAATTTAATCGGCAAGCCCAAATGAGTGCTTACGAGCGTCAACAGAAAGAAATTGCTAAACAAGAAGAATTTATCGAGCGCTTTCGTGCCAGTGCTACACGTAGTACGCAAGCCAAAAGTCGAGAGAAACAACTGGAAAAAGTTGAAGAAATTGAAGCCCCAGACGCGAAAGTCAAAGGTCTTCAGTTTCGATTTCCCACTGCCCCTCGCAGCGGCCAAGAAGTCGTCAAAATTGAAGATTTAACTCATACTTATGATGATAAAATCCTATTCCTCGGTGCTAATTTATTAGTTGAACGCGGCGATCGAATTGCCTTTTTAGGTCCCAATGGTTCTGGAAAATCCACCATTCTCCGCTTAATTATGGGTCTAGAAACGCCCACCGAAGGAGCGGTTAACTTAGGTCAACACAATGTCATTCCCGGCTATTTTGAGCAAAACCAAGCAGAAGCCCTTGACCTGACCTTAACGGTTGAGGAAACAATTCAAAAAGCGGTCCCTGATTGGAAATATGAAGACATTAGAGCTTTACTAGGCAAGTTCTTATTTAGCGGGGATACAGTGAAGAAAAAAGTTGCGACTCTCAGTGGTGGTGAAAAAGCCAGACTTGCTCTTGCCAAAATGCTCTTACAACCGGTTAATTTATTAATACTAGATGAACCGACCAACCATTTAGATATTCCGGCAAAAGAAACGATTGAATCCGCTCTCCAAAACTATGATGGGACAGCGCTTATTGTTTCTCACGACCGCTATTTCATCTCGCAAGTGGCAACAAAAATTGTCGAAATTAGTGAAGGGGAATTAGTCGTTTACGAGGGGGACTACCACTATTATTTAGAAAAGAAAGAAGAAGCCGCTCAAGCCGTTCGCATAGCTGAAGAAAGAGCACAAGCAGAAGCAAAACAGCAAGCCAAACGGGAGAAACAAAAACAAAAGGAAAAAGAGCGCAAAGCGGCGAAAAAAGCGAAGAAAGGAAAGTAA
- a CDS encoding YggT family protein, whose translation MTHSNDPKHEQEPDDLNETNENNDTKTGSNISPEQEAEAERLIQQEKKIQKAQRITISRKFSQSVSYLVAALEILLGLRFLLLVTGANRENIFANFIYRLSEPFSAPFSNLFGTIQFNGGNNVFDINVLFAMIVYLLLMILVKWLIKIIANP comes from the coding sequence ATGACCCATTCCAATGATCCAAAACACGAACAAGAACCCGATGATCTCAATGAGACAAATGAAAATAACGACACAAAAACTGGCTCTAATATCTCACCTGAGCAGGAGGCAGAAGCAGAACGTTTAATTCAACAAGAAAAAAAGATCCAAAAAGCGCAAAGAATTACGATTTCTCGAAAATTTAGTCAAAGTGTATCTTACTTGGTTGCTGCTTTAGAAATATTATTAGGATTAAGATTTCTCCTGTTAGTGACTGGGGCTAATCGTGAGAACATTTTTGCTAACTTTATTTATCGCCTTTCTGAACCTTTTTCCGCTCCCTTTTCTAATTTGTTTGGGACGATACAGTTTAATGGTGGCAATAATGTTTTTGACATTAACGTTCTCTTTGCCATGATTGTTTATTTACTTCTAATGATTTTAGTGAAATGGCTCATTAAAATTATTGCTAATCCTTAG
- a CDS encoding glutaredoxin family protein, which yields MKRFKLLVQSLLLTFTVIITLFFSSQTSVIAEQTTVIVDFYYSKTCPHCVAEKPLLNYIEQNNEGIKVNRIEVSEQPEVWQNYLQENNIQATGVPRTVIGDRAFIGYSEEQGKLEYNSSYKAYIGYKNQIINAIEEELNAPLNIPESKDKVQEEKSVSTLPWSVFFLPLLYAISYPFFKGKLSTAQRQRYWIGGLLGITFLSVFSFIVLTPDAVIQNLAGGLPFPLFVSVIAFADGFNPCAFTVLIILLSLLTYTKSKTDMTIVGSTFILTSAVMYFGFIMAMVLVGSFFLEQYGPIALVILGAIVTAAGIINIKDYFFFKQSISLSLSEQQQLKITKRAGGIARQLNRAKVESKQFWLALGATILLAIFVNIIELGCTAILPVVYMTTLVNHCTTNVGFCYTTWTALYALIYILPLLVILVSFIYSFQSSRLNEDQGRILKLFSGVFMLLFGLIMLIKPQLLMLG from the coding sequence ATGAAACGTTTCAAGTTACTTGTACAATCACTGCTATTAACTTTCACAGTGATTATCACTCTTTTTTTCTCTAGTCAAACCTCTGTTATCGCTGAACAAACGACAGTGATTGTCGATTTTTACTACAGCAAAACTTGTCCCCATTGCGTAGCCGAAAAACCACTCCTGAATTATATTGAACAAAACAATGAAGGGATAAAGGTTAACAGAATTGAAGTAAGTGAACAACCAGAAGTTTGGCAAAACTATTTACAAGAAAATAATATTCAAGCAACAGGTGTTCCGCGAACTGTGATCGGCGATCGCGCTTTTATCGGCTATAGCGAAGAGCAAGGAAAATTAGAATATAATTCCAGCTATAAAGCCTATATCGGCTATAAAAATCAAATTATTAATGCCATTGAAGAAGAACTGAACGCCCCTCTCAATATCCCTGAAAGTAAGGATAAAGTACAAGAAGAAAAGTCAGTTTCTACTTTACCTTGGTCGGTCTTTTTCTTACCACTTTTATATGCTATTAGCTATCCCTTTTTTAAAGGAAAATTATCAACTGCGCAACGTCAACGGTACTGGATTGGTGGGTTATTAGGGATTACGTTCTTGAGTGTTTTTTCCTTTATTGTTTTAACACCTGACGCCGTTATTCAAAACCTCGCTGGTGGGTTACCTTTCCCTTTATTTGTAAGCGTAATCGCTTTTGCTGACGGGTTTAATCCCTGTGCCTTCACCGTTTTAATTATCCTGCTTTCTCTGCTCACTTATACCAAGAGTAAAACGGATATGACCATTGTGGGATCGACCTTTATTTTGACCTCAGCTGTGATGTACTTTGGTTTTATCATGGCGATGGTTTTGGTGGGATCCTTCTTTTTAGAACAATATGGTCCAATTGCACTAGTGATTTTAGGCGCGATCGTAACGGCAGCTGGCATCATTAATATTAAAGATTACTTCTTCTTTAAGCAATCAATTTCTCTTTCTTTATCGGAACAACAACAGTTAAAAATTACAAAAAGAGCCGGAGGAATTGCGAGACAATTGAACCGGGCTAAAGTTGAATCCAAGCAATTTTGGCTTGCTTTAGGAGCAACAATTTTGCTAGCCATTTTTGTGAATATTATTGAATTAGGGTGTACCGCAATTCTCCCTGTTGTTTACATGACAACTTTAGTCAATCACTGCACAACAAATGTCGGATTCTGTTATACAACTTGGACGGCTTTATATGCTCTTATTTATATTCTGCCACTCCTAGTAATTTTAGTGAGTTTTATCTATTCTTTCCAATCCTCTCGTTTAAATGAAGATCAAGGACGAATTTTGAAATTATTTTCTGGTGTATTTATGCTCTTATTTGGCTTAATTATGTTGATCAAACCACAGCTATTAATGCTAGGTTAA